In Sphingomonas oryzagri, the genomic stretch CCACGAAAAGCTCGGCACCGTCGCTGACAAGGTGGAGCGGGTGGCGAAGCTGGCCGAATGGCTGGTGGAGGAGGGGATCGTCAAGGGCGCGAGCGCCGACGAGGCCGAACAGGCCGCGCGGCTCGCCAAGGCGGACCTCGTCACCGGCATGGTCGGCGAGTTCCCCGAGTTGCAGGGCGTGATGGGCGGCTATTATGCGCGGGCCGAAGGCTTGCCTGATGCCGTCGCCGACGCCATCCGCGATCACTACAAGCCGGTCGGCCAGGGCGACGACGTCCCCACCGGGCCGGTGACGGTCGCGGTGAGCTTGGCGGACAAGCTGGATACGCTGTCTAGCTATTTTTATCTTCGCGAAATGCCGACTGGATCCCGTGACCCGTTCGCGCTCAGGCGAGCCGCTCTAGGCGCGATCAAGCTCATTCTAGCGAACAATCTTCGTATGGCGCTTATTCCGCTCCTGCTGAAGCAGTTCAAATTGGTCGAAGAGACTTCCGAAAAGGTCGCCGCTGCGGATCACGACAAAGCTCTTGCTGCCGCCGGTATGGAAACCGGTGCTATCGTTTTAACGCTCGGAGATTTCGACGACCAAGTTGTCAACCTTACCGACTTCTTCGCCGATCGCCTCAAGGTCCAGCAGCGCGAGGCGGGTGTCCGCCACGACCTGATCGACGCGGTGTTCGCGCTCGGCGGAGAGGACGATCTCGTCCGGCTGCTCGCCCGCGTGAAGGCGCTGCAGGCGTTCGTCGAGACGGAGGAGGGAGCCAATCTCCTCGCCGGTTATCGCCGCGCGGCGAACATCCTGCGGGCCGAGGCGAAGAAGGGGACGGAACCGCAGCCCTTCTCCGGCTTTACCTACACGCCCGATGCCGCCGAGGCCGCTCTGGCCGAAGTGCTCGACGCGCAATTGCCGATCGCGGAACGCGCAATCGAGGCGGAGGATTTCGAAGGCGCGATGACTGCGTTGTCAGTCATTCGTCCGACAATTGATCGCTTCTTTGATGATGTGACGGTGAATTCGGAAGAACAGGCCAAACGAACTACCCGTCTTGCTCTACTTGAAAAATTGCGTGTTGCGATGCACAAGGTCGCCGATTTCTCCCGGATAGAGGGTTAGATAACGTGGTGACTTCCGCCTCCGCAGCCAACAGCAATGCGAAACTGAAGGGGGACGGCGACGTGCAGTACGTGTATCGATTCGGTGGCGGCGTGTCGGATGGCGGCGCGGGCGATCGCAACCTGCTCGGCGGCAAGGGTGCCAACCTGGCCGAAATGGCCTCGATCGGCCTGCCGGTGCCGCCGGGCTTCACCATCTCCACCGAGATGTGCACCCGCTATTACGAGGACGGATCGGCCTTTCCGGAAAGCCTGAAGGCCGAAGTCGCCGCCGGTATCGCGCATATCGAGGGGATCACCGACAAGGTGTTCGGCGATGCGGCGAACCCGCTGCTCGTCTCGGTCCGC encodes the following:
- the glyS gene encoding glycine--tRNA ligase subunit beta produces the protein MTDFLLELLSEEIPARMQEKASADLARLFEAELAKSGLKAEAIESFVTPRRLALIAKGLPAATEAVSEELKGPRADAPEQALAGFLGKTGLTREQLVEREDAKGNKVLFAVIEKPGRPTAEVLAEAIPAIVRAFPWPKSMRWGTASLSTESLRWVRPLQGIVALFGEDVVPFAIAGVASGATTVGHRFHHPDVVTIGSAADYACKLRACHVIVDSEERRRIVREGAEAAAAAEGLVLVPDEGLVAENAGLTEWPVPLLGRFDPAFLTVPREVIQLTMRTNQKYFTCNDAGGTLAPAFVCTANIVAADGGKAIVEGNAKVLAARLSDARFFWEQDLKVPLAEQAKKLDQIVFHEKLGTVADKVERVAKLAEWLVEEGIVKGASADEAEQAARLAKADLVTGMVGEFPELQGVMGGYYARAEGLPDAVADAIRDHYKPVGQGDDVPTGPVTVAVSLADKLDTLSSYFYLREMPTGSRDPFALRRAALGAIKLILANNLRMALIPLLLKQFKLVEETSEKVAAADHDKALAAAGMETGAIVLTLGDFDDQVVNLTDFFADRLKVQQREAGVRHDLIDAVFALGGEDDLVRLLARVKALQAFVETEEGANLLAGYRRAANILRAEAKKGTEPQPFSGFTYTPDAAEAALAEVLDAQLPIAERAIEAEDFEGAMTALSVIRPTIDRFFDDVTVNSEEQAKRTTRLALLEKLRVAMHKVADFSRIEG